In Desulfosediminicola ganghwensis, a single window of DNA contains:
- a CDS encoding ferritin produces MISQNMADALNEQINAELFSSYLYLSMAAWFAKTGLPGFANWMRGQAKEENFHAEKMFDYLLERGGEIELKVIDKPQTNWESPLDAFQAVADHEAKVTGLINDLINTALDERDHASNIFLQWFVSEQVEEEASVGEVLDRLKLVGTDTAGMFAMDMEMAKRVFTEPAGI; encoded by the coding sequence ATGATTTCCCAGAATATGGCCGACGCCCTGAACGAACAGATTAACGCAGAACTTTTTTCCTCATATCTTTATCTTTCCATGGCCGCATGGTTTGCCAAAACCGGATTACCTGGCTTTGCCAACTGGATGCGGGGCCAGGCAAAGGAGGAAAACTTCCACGCTGAGAAGATGTTTGATTATCTACTGGAGCGGGGAGGTGAGATTGAGTTGAAGGTGATCGATAAGCCACAGACAAATTGGGAGTCTCCCCTCGATGCTTTTCAGGCGGTTGCCGACCATGAGGCCAAAGTCACTGGTCTGATAAACGATCTGATAAATACAGCTCTTGATGAGCGTGATCATGCATCCAATATCTTCCTGCAATGGTTTGTCTCTGAGCAGGTGGAAGAAGAGGCGAGTGTTGGTGAGGTCCTTGATCGTCTGAAACTGGTTGGTACTGATACCGCAGGTATGTTTGCCATGGATATGGAAATGGCTAAGAGAGTTTTTACCGAACCTGCAGGTATCTAG
- a CDS encoding rubredoxin, translating to MQKWECPCGYVYDPAEGDYENGVEPDTAWEDLPEDWVCPVCGAEKDSFWKYDG from the coding sequence ATGCAAAAATGGGAATGTCCTTGTGGTTATGTGTACGATCCGGCAGAAGGTGATTACGAAAATGGCGTAGAGCCAGATACCGCATGGGAAGATCTCCCTGAAGACTGGGTCTGCCCGGTTTGCGGTGCAGAGAAAGACTCTTTCTGGAAATACGACGGTTAA
- a CDS encoding NAD(P)/FAD-dependent oxidoreductase: MPVPGSAKRFDVIIVGGGPAGLFAAYYLAEHSSLSVLLIEKGKAPLKRQCPIKDHGCVKCKPCNILCGIGGAGLFSDGKLNFIHKLGKTDLTQFMPTSEAMQLIDETEGIYNRFNMDGAVYPTDMEAAKDIRKYARKQGIDLLIIKQKHLGSDNLPGHIAAMADYVQAQGVTFHHSEEVESIIVAGDHVAGVRTNCSTYEAASVILAPGRVGAEWMGKIARENNLSVSQRGIEVGVRVEVHNEIMQDLCDIIYDPTFFVRTNKYDDQTRTFCTNLGGFVALENYQNFVCVNGHAYMDRKSENANFAFLSKVVLTDPVEDNQAYGESIGKLATLIGGGKPILQRYGDLKRGRRSTWNRVRNSYIEPTLTNVTCGDIAMALPERILTNLMDGLQQLNNVIPGVANDETLLYAPEIKFFATQVESDNNLETSIKGLFVAGDGPGVAGNIVSATATALIPSKEIIRRYS; the protein is encoded by the coding sequence ATGCCGGTACCAGGCTCAGCTAAAAGATTCGATGTCATTATTGTAGGGGGAGGTCCCGCCGGTCTTTTTGCTGCCTACTATCTTGCAGAACACTCCAGCCTCAGCGTACTTCTCATAGAAAAGGGCAAAGCTCCCTTAAAACGGCAATGTCCCATTAAGGATCACGGCTGTGTGAAGTGCAAGCCGTGCAATATCCTCTGCGGAATTGGCGGTGCCGGGCTTTTTTCCGACGGCAAACTCAACTTCATCCATAAGCTTGGCAAAACCGACCTGACCCAATTCATGCCAACCTCTGAGGCAATGCAGCTTATAGATGAAACTGAAGGGATATACAACCGTTTCAACATGGATGGAGCAGTGTATCCCACCGATATGGAAGCCGCGAAGGACATCCGCAAATATGCTAGAAAACAGGGGATAGATCTCCTCATAATCAAACAGAAGCACCTTGGCAGTGACAACCTGCCAGGCCATATTGCCGCCATGGCCGATTATGTGCAGGCCCAGGGGGTGACGTTCCATCATTCTGAAGAGGTGGAGTCAATAATTGTCGCTGGAGACCATGTGGCTGGAGTACGAACCAACTGCAGCACTTATGAAGCGGCCAGTGTCATATTGGCGCCAGGCAGGGTCGGTGCTGAGTGGATGGGTAAAATAGCTCGTGAAAATAATCTTTCCGTCTCCCAGCGCGGCATAGAGGTGGGAGTTCGTGTGGAAGTCCATAACGAGATTATGCAGGATCTTTGCGACATCATCTATGATCCGACTTTTTTTGTGCGCACCAACAAATATGACGACCAGACACGAACCTTCTGTACCAACCTTGGCGGTTTCGTCGCTCTCGAAAATTATCAGAATTTTGTCTGCGTCAACGGCCATGCCTATATGGACAGGAAATCAGAAAACGCTAATTTTGCTTTTCTGTCGAAAGTGGTTCTGACCGACCCGGTTGAGGACAATCAGGCCTATGGTGAATCGATAGGTAAACTGGCTACTCTCATTGGTGGTGGCAAACCAATACTGCAACGTTATGGAGATCTCAAACGTGGCAGACGGTCAACCTGGAACAGAGTGCGTAACAGCTATATTGAGCCGACTTTAACCAACGTAACCTGTGGCGATATCGCCATGGCTCTTCCCGAGCGAATCCTGACCAACCTGATGGATGGCCTGCAGCAACTCAACAACGTTATCCCCGGCGTTGCCAATGATGAGACCCTGCTCTATGCCCCGGAGATTAAATTTTTTGCTACCCAGGTAGAGTCTGACAACAACCTTGAGACCTCCATCAAGGGATTGTTCGTCGCTGGGGATGGTCCAGGTGTTGCCGGCAATATTGTTTCCGCGACCGCAACTGCCCTTATTCCTTCCAAGGAAATCATTCGACGCTACTCCTGA
- the recA gene encoding recombinase RecA has product MAAGANKNKGNSVENAISQIHRQFGKGSIMRLGTRESENIPVIPTGALSLDLALGVGGLPKGRVTEIYGPESSGKTTLALHVVAQAQKDGGTAAFIDAEHALDTSYAERLGVNVDDLLVSQPDFGEQALEIAEILIRSGGVDVIVIDSVAALVPRAEIDGNVGDSHVGLQARLMSQAMRKFTGVLNRSNTVLIFINQIRMKIGVMFGNPETTTGGNALKFYSSLRIDIRRISQIKDGQEAIGNRTKAKIVKNKVAPPFKIAEFDIIYGEGISKTGDLLDLAVENNIVDKSGAWYSYQDERIGQGRENAKRFLKDHPEMTLDIENKVRMGFGMQPVSLPPETADTKVAEAAEK; this is encoded by the coding sequence ATGGCAGCAGGTGCAAATAAAAATAAAGGAAACAGCGTCGAAAACGCTATCAGCCAAATTCACCGCCAGTTTGGTAAAGGCTCTATCATGCGCCTCGGTACCCGGGAGTCTGAGAACATCCCTGTGATCCCCACAGGTGCCCTCAGTCTTGACCTGGCGCTGGGTGTCGGTGGTCTGCCAAAAGGCAGGGTAACCGAGATCTATGGCCCGGAATCATCCGGTAAAACCACCCTGGCACTGCACGTTGTCGCACAAGCCCAGAAAGACGGCGGCACCGCAGCCTTCATCGATGCGGAACACGCCCTCGATACCAGCTACGCAGAACGATTGGGAGTAAATGTTGACGACCTGCTCGTTTCGCAGCCGGACTTCGGTGAACAGGCTCTTGAGATTGCCGAAATTCTCATTCGCTCCGGCGGTGTTGATGTCATCGTCATCGACTCTGTTGCCGCCCTGGTACCACGTGCCGAGATCGACGGTAATGTCGGTGACTCCCATGTCGGCCTTCAGGCGCGCCTTATGTCTCAGGCCATGCGTAAATTCACCGGCGTCTTGAACCGCAGCAATACTGTACTGATCTTCATCAACCAGATTCGTATGAAGATTGGTGTTATGTTCGGAAACCCGGAGACAACTACCGGTGGTAACGCATTGAAGTTTTACTCTTCCCTGCGTATCGATATCCGAAGGATCAGTCAGATTAAAGACGGCCAGGAAGCTATCGGCAACAGGACCAAAGCCAAAATTGTCAAGAACAAGGTCGCACCGCCATTCAAAATTGCCGAATTCGATATCATTTATGGCGAAGGTATCTCTAAGACCGGTGATCTGCTCGATCTGGCTGTTGAGAACAACATCGTTGATAAGAGCGGTGCCTGGTACTCATATCAGGATGAACGAATTGGTCAAGGCCGTGAAAATGCCAAGCGGTTTTTAAAAGATCACCCGGAAATGACCCTTGATATCGAAAACAAGGTGAGAATGGGTTTTGGCATGCAGCCAGTCAGCCTGCCACCCGAAACTGCAGATACCAAGGTTGCTGAAGCCGCAGAAAAGTAA
- a CDS encoding competence/damage-inducible protein A, translating into MRVEIIAIGDELTSGRILNTTSSFAARHLFEAGYEIYAMHTIGDTPALIGEALKRAIDRVDAVLVTGGLGMTDDDLTNEAVSKALNRPTLPNLDVLANVRQHLDSITTGPVGQLEKLAWLPEGAEVLNPDSRMAGYMLVQDNTPVYFLPGVPSQMKQLLVEHVLPGLATWNTEHALSTYQRIFRIFNLPESEVNRRIDTLDLNGSAHIGYYPVFPEVHLSLTIRDKEPENAKRLYQSSCQAIDTVLGDAIYGHNRDSMERVVGNMLREKGLTLAVAESCTGGLISQKLTAIPGSSAYFLGGVISYANSLKSIYLGVRQDSLEKCGAVSREVAEQMAVGVRTRSESDIGLAVTGIAGPDGGTEDKPVGTVYIGIATPNSNWVSKFLFEGNRHQVRELTAQTGLDLVRKYLLHP; encoded by the coding sequence ATGAGAGTGGAAATAATTGCCATAGGTGATGAACTTACGTCAGGCCGCATACTCAACACAACCAGCAGCTTTGCAGCCAGACATCTTTTCGAGGCAGGCTATGAAATATATGCCATGCACACCATCGGCGACACCCCTGCACTCATCGGGGAAGCACTCAAGCGTGCCATCGACCGGGTAGACGCGGTACTGGTCACCGGCGGACTCGGAATGACGGATGACGATCTCACCAACGAAGCGGTCTCCAAAGCGCTGAACCGCCCTACTTTGCCCAATCTTGACGTATTGGCTAATGTGCGTCAACACCTTGATTCTATTACAACTGGCCCCGTCGGCCAGTTGGAGAAACTCGCATGGTTGCCGGAAGGTGCCGAGGTACTCAACCCGGATTCTCGCATGGCCGGCTATATGCTTGTTCAGGACAACACTCCGGTCTATTTTTTGCCGGGTGTGCCGAGCCAGATGAAACAGTTGCTGGTTGAGCATGTACTGCCGGGCCTGGCAACCTGGAACACAGAACACGCCCTCTCGACCTATCAACGAATTTTCAGGATATTCAATCTTCCTGAGTCTGAAGTAAATCGTCGTATCGACACCCTGGACCTGAATGGCTCAGCCCATATCGGTTATTACCCGGTTTTCCCCGAAGTTCACCTCAGCCTCACCATACGGGATAAAGAACCGGAAAATGCCAAACGACTATATCAATCCAGTTGCCAGGCCATCGACACGGTGCTTGGTGACGCCATTTATGGACACAATCGTGACAGCATGGAGCGGGTTGTAGGCAACATGTTGCGGGAAAAAGGGTTGACCCTCGCCGTTGCCGAATCGTGTACCGGCGGCCTGATATCCCAGAAACTCACCGCAATACCCGGGAGCTCTGCCTATTTTCTTGGAGGCGTTATCTCGTATGCCAATAGCCTGAAATCCATCTACCTCGGTGTTCGCCAGGACTCACTTGAAAAATGTGGTGCGGTCAGCCGTGAGGTGGCTGAGCAGATGGCCGTTGGAGTGCGTACCAGAAGCGAATCTGATATAGGTTTAGCTGTAACCGGTATCGCCGGGCCAGACGGTGGCACTGAGGATAAGCCTGTAGGCACAGTTTATATTGGCATTGCCACCCCAAACAGTAACTGGGTTTCCAAGTTCCTTTTTGAAGGAAACCGCCATCAGGTTCGCGAGCTTACCGCCCAGACAGGTCTCGATCTGGTCCGAAAATATCTTCTCCACCCATAA
- the mtaB gene encoding tRNA (N(6)-L-threonylcarbamoyladenosine(37)-C(2))-methylthiotransferase MtaB, producing the protein MKRVLLTTLGCKVNQYESAAFRTSFTEAGHMVVRQGEEADIVVINTCAVTANAGAQSRNAVRQAVRNNPDARLMITGCYAEIAAEQLSQLEELAGRDFSIIGNSKKDILVPTAVEYDVEMQQMLLGAINEASEICRLPVRQFGDRTRAYLRIQDGCESFCTYCIVPYTRGPSRSLPIGEVISQAKTFAEEGYQELVLTGIHLGYYGRDLDEGMDITRLIDRLSLETPHVRYRISSLEPTEITDHLLDLMETRNNIMPHFHIPLQSGDDEILSRMNRKYTTAEFRAVVEKCLAKLPEAAIGIDILAGFPGETEQHFTNTRDFLASIGCTYLHVFPYSRRPGTVAASYNDDVPKSVKDRRVAELRKLGTQKKDIFHKRQVGRIVPVLVEGKRDSDGFLKGFSDNYVPVRFKGEDTLKKCIVQVQLTEIDGAQVKGEICRNHESGNNCHR; encoded by the coding sequence ATGAAACGCGTACTCCTTACCACCCTTGGCTGCAAGGTCAATCAATATGAATCCGCCGCCTTCCGGACCAGCTTTACCGAAGCCGGTCACATGGTCGTTCGCCAGGGAGAGGAAGCTGATATTGTCGTGATCAACACCTGTGCTGTAACTGCCAATGCGGGCGCCCAATCACGCAACGCCGTTCGCCAGGCCGTTCGCAATAATCCTGATGCACGGCTTATGATCACCGGCTGTTATGCGGAAATTGCCGCGGAACAACTCTCTCAACTTGAAGAGTTGGCAGGCAGGGATTTCTCGATTATCGGTAACAGCAAAAAAGACATCCTGGTACCCACTGCCGTGGAATATGATGTAGAGATGCAGCAGATGCTCCTTGGTGCAATTAACGAAGCCAGTGAAATCTGCAGGTTGCCGGTACGCCAGTTTGGAGACCGCACCAGAGCCTATCTACGCATTCAGGACGGCTGCGAGAGTTTTTGCACCTATTGCATAGTGCCGTACACCAGGGGACCAAGTCGAAGCCTGCCTATCGGTGAGGTGATATCCCAGGCGAAGACTTTTGCCGAAGAAGGATACCAGGAACTGGTACTTACCGGCATTCACCTCGGTTATTATGGGCGGGACCTCGATGAGGGAATGGACATTACCAGACTCATCGACCGACTCTCTCTTGAGACGCCGCATGTCCGCTATCGTATCAGCTCTCTTGAGCCCACTGAAATCACCGATCATCTACTTGACCTGATGGAAACTCGCAACAACATCATGCCGCATTTCCACATCCCTTTGCAAAGCGGTGATGATGAGATCCTCAGCAGGATGAACCGCAAATACACAACAGCGGAATTCCGCGCGGTCGTGGAGAAATGCCTGGCCAAATTACCAGAGGCAGCGATCGGTATTGATATACTCGCAGGTTTTCCGGGAGAAACCGAGCAGCACTTCACCAACACCCGTGACTTCCTGGCATCCATAGGCTGCACCTACCTGCACGTATTCCCCTACTCCAGAAGACCTGGCACCGTCGCAGCCTCCTACAACGATGATGTCCCTAAAAGCGTAAAAGATCGCCGAGTAGCTGAACTTCGAAAACTCGGGACGCAAAAAAAAGACATCTTCCATAAACGCCAGGTTGGCAGAATCGTCCCGGTTCTGGTAGAAGGTAAACGAGATAGTGACGGTTTTTTAAAGGGTTTTTCAGATAATTACGTACCTGTCCGCTTTAAAGGTGAAGATACGCTGAAAAAATGCATCGTCCAGGTACAACTCACTGAGATTGACGGAGCACAGGTGAAAGGGGAGATTTGCAGAAATCATGAGAGTGGAAATAATTGCCATAGGTGA
- the mnmA gene encoding tRNA 2-thiouridine(34) synthase MnmA — translation MNIGIAMSGGVDSTATALILREQHNIEGFFMRLAQPNFEFQKERVEKLAERLSIKLHIIDLREQFSKQVLDYFSGAYFGGITPNPCVVCNREIKFGLFQEAILAAGMDSMATGHYARIVRDDNGYHLLDGIDPLKNQSYFLSRLTQQQLSKVLFPLGAKHKSETYEFVKSHGFTHFEGQESQDICFLGNESVGNFLESRYPEKIVKGPIISTEGKMVGEHDGLFRYTIGQRRGLGIPDATPWYVTGIDAANNTLIVGKAEDLFSTEIKLIDLHWLTGKVPDLDKHYNVRIRYSHKGSPAKIEQQEESRGRILFEDEQRAVTPGQFAVIYDGEEVLGSGIIAC, via the coding sequence ATGAACATAGGCATCGCAATGAGCGGTGGTGTGGATTCCACAGCCACTGCCCTGATCCTTCGTGAACAACACAATATAGAAGGCTTTTTCATGCGCCTTGCTCAGCCCAATTTCGAATTTCAAAAAGAACGTGTCGAAAAACTGGCTGAACGTCTCTCAATCAAGTTGCACATAATAGATCTTCGTGAGCAATTCTCCAAGCAGGTGCTCGATTATTTTTCCGGCGCCTACTTTGGAGGCATAACCCCGAACCCGTGCGTTGTCTGTAACCGGGAGATTAAATTCGGGCTTTTTCAGGAAGCTATCCTCGCTGCAGGTATGGACTCCATGGCCACTGGCCATTATGCCAGAATCGTCCGGGACGATAACGGCTACCACCTGCTGGACGGTATCGACCCTCTGAAAAATCAGTCATACTTTCTCTCAAGACTCACCCAGCAACAGCTGTCAAAGGTTCTGTTCCCGCTTGGAGCAAAACATAAATCCGAAACCTACGAGTTTGTCAAAAGCCACGGATTCACCCATTTTGAGGGACAGGAAAGCCAGGATATCTGCTTTCTCGGCAATGAATCGGTTGGCAACTTCCTGGAATCACGCTATCCGGAAAAAATCGTCAAAGGCCCAATCATCTCCACCGAGGGCAAGATGGTCGGTGAGCATGACGGGCTCTTTCGTTATACAATAGGTCAGCGTCGTGGTCTTGGCATCCCCGATGCCACTCCCTGGTACGTTACCGGCATAGATGCAGCCAATAATACCTTGATCGTCGGCAAGGCCGAAGATCTCTTCAGCACTGAAATCAAGCTAATCGATTTGCACTGGCTCACTGGCAAAGTTCCAGATCTGGATAAACACTATAATGTACGAATCCGCTACTCACATAAAGGCTCTCCGGCAAAAATAGAGCAGCAAGAAGAAAGCAGAGGCCGTATCCTGTTTGAAGATGAACAGAGAGCTGTCACCCCCGGCCAGTTCGCAGTGATCTATGACGGAGAAGAAGTACTTGGCTCCGGGATTATCGCCTGCTAA
- a CDS encoding peptidase U32 family protein, whose product MTAVHYGADAVYLGGKHYSLRAKAGNFNPEKMREGINYAHQHNVKVYVTVNILAHNDDLSGLPDYLRELHDMGADGVIISDPGVLMTAREAVPDLPIHLSTQANVTNAASAAFWLSQGALRLNLARELSMQEIADISKGVSGELEVFVHGALCISYSGRCMLSNYMTGRDANQGNCAHPCRYSYALVEEKRPGQYFPVDEDERGTYIFNSKDLCLLESLPQLIAAGADSLKIEGRMKSIFYVGGVVRVYRAALDYLAGLPKEAWEKPEEITLPQEFMEELLRTGTRGITENFIKERPGSSEMNYMTSRVIQTYEPIAVVRDLDNGLLVEIRNTLFPGTEVEYMKQGVGATKVRITTFRDEEGKTLEKANPGNRVFLTTEPALEEVEVLGILRRKIADDK is encoded by the coding sequence ATGACAGCCGTTCACTATGGTGCAGACGCTGTATACCTCGGTGGTAAACACTATAGTCTTCGTGCTAAAGCTGGCAACTTCAATCCTGAAAAAATGCGTGAGGGTATCAACTATGCCCACCAGCATAATGTGAAGGTGTATGTAACGGTAAACATCCTCGCCCATAACGATGACCTTTCGGGTCTGCCGGATTATCTGCGCGAGTTACACGATATGGGGGCGGATGGCGTTATTATTTCTGATCCCGGGGTGTTGATGACAGCCAGAGAAGCGGTTCCTGATTTGCCCATTCACCTTTCCACCCAGGCCAATGTGACCAATGCTGCTTCGGCAGCGTTCTGGCTGAGCCAGGGGGCCCTCAGGCTCAATCTGGCAAGAGAGTTGTCGATGCAGGAAATAGCTGATATCTCAAAAGGCGTCAGCGGCGAACTTGAGGTGTTTGTGCATGGAGCTCTGTGTATCTCCTATTCGGGTCGCTGTATGCTCTCAAATTATATGACAGGCAGGGATGCCAATCAGGGCAATTGTGCCCACCCGTGCCGCTACAGCTATGCCCTGGTTGAAGAAAAGCGTCCCGGTCAGTATTTCCCTGTGGATGAGGATGAACGCGGTACCTATATTTTTAATTCGAAAGATCTCTGTCTGCTTGAAAGCCTGCCGCAACTGATAGCCGCCGGTGCCGATTCCCTGAAAATCGAAGGTCGCATGAAATCGATCTTTTATGTCGGAGGTGTGGTTCGCGTCTATCGGGCCGCGCTCGATTATCTGGCTGGTCTGCCCAAAGAGGCATGGGAAAAGCCTGAGGAAATCACCTTGCCGCAAGAATTTATGGAAGAGTTGCTCAGAACAGGTACCCGCGGTATCACCGAAAATTTCATAAAAGAGCGGCCGGGTTCCAGTGAGATGAATTACATGACCTCACGGGTTATTCAGACATATGAGCCGATTGCGGTTGTACGTGATCTCGACAATGGCCTGCTGGTGGAAATACGCAACACTCTCTTTCCCGGTACCGAGGTGGAATATATGAAGCAGGGTGTAGGGGCTACTAAAGTTCGAATTACCACTTTTCGCGACGAAGAGGGCAAGACTTTGGAAAAGGCGAATCCGGGTAACAGGGTTTTTCTCACAACCGAGCCTGCGCTTGAGGAGGTTGAGGTATTGGGGATTTTACGCAGAAAAATTGCGGACGATAAGTAA
- a CDS encoding fumarate hydratase, with product MAEFYYQDPYPLGKDETQYRKIADSEKYVSIETFNGEEIVSVDPEALTVLANEAMRDVSFLLRSAHNQQVAKILDDPEASTNEKGVALAFLRNAEVASRFELPICQDTGTATIVGKKGQNVWTGANDAEMLSKGVFKTYTEENLRYSQTVALDMYTEKNTGTNLPAQIDLYATQGHQYSFLFVCKGGGSANKTYLFQETKALLNPETLKSFLVEKMKTLGTAACPPYHLAFVVGGTSAETNLKTVKLASTKYYDALPTTGNEYGRAFRDIELEDQLQKAAEQLGIGAQFGGKYFTHDVRVVRLPRHGASCPVGMGVSCSADRNVKAKITSEGLFVEQLDSNPGRLIPEKYRGKHEHGVKIDLNRPMKEVLSELTQHPVGTSLLLTGTIVVGRDIAHAKFKELLDGDKPLPEYLQQHPIYYAGPAKTPPGKPSGSFGPTTAGRMDSYVDLLQTNDGSMIMIAKGNRSQQVTDACKKHGGFYLGSIGGPAAILAEENIKKVECIDYPELGMEAVWKIDVVDFPAFILVDDKGNDFFSELM from the coding sequence ATGGCAGAATTCTATTATCAGGACCCGTATCCTCTGGGCAAGGATGAAACACAGTACCGCAAGATTGCAGACTCTGAGAAATATGTAAGCATAGAGACTTTCAACGGTGAAGAGATCGTTTCAGTTGATCCTGAAGCGTTGACAGTGCTCGCCAATGAGGCGATGCGCGATGTTTCTTTCCTGCTTCGCTCAGCTCACAATCAGCAGGTAGCTAAAATTCTGGATGATCCGGAAGCTTCCACCAACGAGAAAGGTGTTGCCCTCGCTTTTCTGCGTAACGCAGAAGTAGCATCCAGATTTGAGCTGCCAATCTGCCAGGATACAGGAACAGCGACCATCGTCGGTAAAAAGGGCCAGAATGTCTGGACAGGAGCAAATGACGCGGAAATGCTCTCGAAAGGGGTCTTTAAGACCTACACTGAAGAGAATCTGCGCTACTCCCAGACGGTCGCCCTGGATATGTATACCGAAAAGAATACAGGCACCAACCTGCCTGCGCAGATTGACCTCTATGCCACCCAGGGACACCAGTATTCGTTCCTCTTTGTCTGCAAAGGTGGTGGTAGTGCCAATAAGACATATCTCTTTCAGGAAACAAAGGCGCTCCTGAACCCGGAAACGTTGAAATCGTTTCTGGTGGAGAAGATGAAAACTCTTGGTACAGCTGCCTGTCCGCCATATCACCTGGCATTCGTTGTTGGCGGTACAAGCGCAGAGACCAACCTGAAGACTGTAAAGCTTGCTTCAACCAAGTATTACGATGCGCTGCCCACCACCGGCAATGAGTATGGCAGGGCATTTAGAGATATTGAGCTTGAAGACCAACTCCAGAAAGCAGCAGAACAACTCGGCATCGGGGCCCAGTTCGGCGGCAAGTATTTCACCCATGATGTACGCGTCGTTCGTCTGCCACGGCATGGCGCCTCCTGCCCTGTGGGAATGGGCGTTTCCTGTTCCGCAGATCGTAATGTCAAAGCCAAGATTACCAGTGAAGGCCTTTTTGTCGAACAGCTCGATAGTAATCCAGGCAGATTGATCCCGGAGAAATACCGCGGTAAGCATGAGCATGGTGTGAAAATTGACCTGAACAGGCCGATGAAGGAGGTCCTTTCTGAGTTGACGCAACACCCTGTCGGTACTTCATTGCTTCTTACCGGCACTATTGTGGTAGGGCGTGATATCGCCCATGCGAAATTCAAAGAGTTGCTCGATGGCGATAAGCCCCTGCCTGAATACCTGCAACAGCACCCCATTTATTATGCAGGGCCGGCCAAGACGCCTCCCGGTAAACCTTCAGGTTCCTTCGGTCCGACCACAGCAGGCAGAATGGACAGCTATGTGGACCTGCTACAGACCAATGACGGTTCCATGATCATGATCGCCAAAGGTAACCGTTCTCAACAGGTTACTGACGCCTGTAAGAAACACGGTGGATTTTATCTTGGCTCGATCGGTGGTCCGGCAGCGATCCTTGCTGAAGAGAATATAAAGAAAGTTGAATGTATCGATTATCCGGAGCTTGGTATGGAGGCGGTCTGGAAAATCGATGTGGTTGACTTCCCGGCATTCATCCTGGTTGATGACAAGGGGAACGACTTTTTCTCTGAGTTGATGTAA